The sequence TGACGACCAGTACTATCAAGCTGAAACCCAGAGATGAATTCCACCAGGAGTGGGAGAACTCCAGGGTCCAGCCTCCCTCTGGCCTTATCAATACTCTTCCTGAAGGAGTTATTTACCTTCTTCAAGACTGTGTTTGCTGGTCTTCCCAAGTGGCCTGAAAACTTCTGGGAGAAGGGACAGACTTTGTGGTTTTGTCCCTGTGTGACCTCTCTCCAGTTTCTGCACACTCAGCTCTGCCCACTTGCTGCAGGCATCCCAGGCCCCACGGAGTCGCCCACACTAAATGCCTCAGCCTCAATCTTGTCAGAGAGAATGGTCCAGGGAGGTGGACAGAGCACAGCTTCAGGATCTGACAAACCCTGGACAGTAATTTATGGACAGTGTGACATGCTCAGGCAATTTACAcagcctctgagcctcagttccttcttctgcaaaatgggggtagtgggaattccctggcagtccagtggttaggactccacgcttccactgcagggggcacgggttcaatccctgctctggGAGTAGTAAAACTGACGTCTCCCCCAAAATGAATGGGTAGACTGTGATGACAGGCCTCTGTACTTCATCCAGTGTTTAGAAACCTTAGTGACTGTCAGGGGCCATCTGTCCAGCTTCATCCCCTGTGTGTTGAGCTACCCCTGGGGGTGGGTAGGGGTAGCTCATTCTGACTGCCTCCACTCCCTCCTTTCTATCTCCCCAAGTTGGTTCAGGTATAATCTGCTCAATATGAACAGCAGGTATCAGAGATGGATGTGCAGGACTCAATATTTATTCCCTAAGAGGCTATAAGAAGCAGGAGGCACCAACtccagagccagactgcctgggttcaaatcccagctccaccatctACAGCCCTGTGAGCTTGGGcaaggttacttaacctctgtgcctcagtttcctcatctataaaacaggaatgATAACAATGACACCTACCCTATAGGGttcttctgaggattaaatgagttaatgcataaGTATAGAGTGCTTTGCTAGTACTGCATTTCATTGAATCTGATACCCTGGTACACTAGGAAATTAAGATTGTTGCCAATTAAACTAGGACATATCATCAGTGGAACTGGAACTGAAATCACATATTGATTTCAGAAATGTGAAACATAACATGTGTCAAAATAGATGAAGTACACTATTATTATTAGCATACTTAGCTGGAATACATTAGCATTAGAGTTAGGGGTCAAATCCCAGATTCACCATTTACTACCTGGGTGACCTTATTTATGCAAGATCctgagcctctctgtgcctcagtttcctcctcaccTGTATGTGCGGATAACATCAATAGCACCTACCATACATGACTGTTGGGGTAATTAAATATGTGAGGACTTAGGAagtacctggtacacagtaggcactaTGATTGGTATTGTTTAGAACAACGTTATTCTCTCCAGGTGTGGAGGTtggctggggagagaagggaggacgAACCTGACTGGCTTTTTAGATAAAAAGGTCTTGGCCTCCGTTGCCCTCCCCAGTCTCAAAACGGTCAGGAGGGCCCGGGTGCCCCGCCCCAACCcggcgccccgcccccgcctcgccccgcccggcccggcccctgAGCTAGTCTCGCGCACTTTAAAAGTGCGCGAGCTCGGGCCGAGACCCAGGGCCGGCGGTTGGTCGGGCGAAGCCATCTATTATGCTACGTGGGGGGAGCTAAAAGCCTACGCctccacatttttttccatttttagctTTTCAGGCCCAGGTTCGGTCCCCTTTAGCCTTCAAGTCCGCCCCCTATACTCAGACTACGAGAAGGGCGTTCTGACTCTCTGGGGAAAGGGTCGTTGTGTCTCTGTGCGGCGGCCTCCCCCTCTGGACGGGGAACCGGTGGGAGAGGACGACGGCCGGAGGGGGGAGGAGGCGGCCCTAGCGCCATTTTGTGGGAGCGAAGTGGTCGCTGGGCTGCTGTTGGATTCGTCGCTGCTTCACTTTCTCTGTCGGGCTTCCTAGCAGCGGCCTAGCGGGTGAGTCGCGGACGCTTCTCACTGAGGACGCCCTGTGTGCTTCGGCTCCCGCAGTGGGGCGGCCCCCGCCCCGGGAAAGGAGCCGTGGGGCCGGGCCTGCTTCATTCTGCCCGAGCGGGCTCGCGTGGGAGCGACGTTAGGGCCAGGCGCGGGGTGGCAGCCGGCGCCGAAGCAGGGACGCCGGGCCCGCGGAACCGTGCAGCCCGAGGCAGAGGTTTGGCCTGGCTTCCGAGCCCGGGCACTGCTTTGTACCTTCGTACTTTGCGCCAGGACAGCGTTTAGGCCTGGTGCCCCAGCGGTCCCACCCCGGCCGCGCTTAAAAACTCCTCCCACGGTTGTCACGCACTGGCTTCTGGGAGGTGGCGGTCCGCGTCGCGAAGGACCTGTCGCCGCTGTCATTGCGGCTCAAGTTTGGAGAGTCCCCACATTTGGAACAGGGAGGCACTTTTCCCTTGTTCTCTTCATCTCGTTCACTGCTTCTATTTAGTTCTCAAAAGACTTAGTTTCTGCATCGCTTACTTAGGGAAATCCACTTTGACGTTCCCCTCACACACATCTCAACCAGTTTAGTTTCTTCCCAGTCCCCAAGACTACTTTCCAGTAGCATAATCACgattgtaataaaataattacttgtttgctttctttctcctgCTTATCTCCCCCTTTGCAACCAGCATGCCAGCTGGGACTGTGGTTTCACACAGTGAATAGTTGCAGCACCTGATGGATAGTAGGCACTCATCAAATAACGAATGAATGAACTAGCAAGGCATTGCATTTTAATAGGAATAGCTGTCCTTGCCTGTACCTCCTCATTTTTCAGGGATAACCAACACCTATAAAAATCCAAACACCGAGAATTTTTCTGGCAGTCAGAACAATGACATGGTAGTGGTGGTATTAGTCAGCTGGGATAATTACTTTGACACAATTACTTTGACACAAGTGTTGGTCATTCGTATCTCTTTTCCATTTAAGCAAGACAAGCAAAGATGTCCGAATATATTCGGGTAACCGAAGATGAGAATGACGAGCCCATTGAAATACCATCAGAAGACGATGGGACAGTGCTGCTGTCCACAGTTACAGCCCAGTTTCCAGGGGCATGTGGGCTTCGCTACAGGAATCCAGTGTCTCAATGTATGAGAGGTGTCCGTCTGGTAGAAGGAATTCTGCACGCCCCTGATGCTGGCTGGGGGAACCTGGTGTATGTTGTCAACTATCCCAAAGGTTTGTTGTCATTTGGTTTTGCAGTGATGCTAAAGTATAAAGTATAGGTTTGTGTCTCGTTCTAAGTCATAGGTCATGGTCTCTTCATGGTGAACCGTCTCCTGTAGCCCAAGTATTTCTTTAAACGTTACCGTCAGACAAGTTTGAAAGACCACTAGTTTACATTAGTGAAAATTGGAAATTACaggacattttttaaagactgtgtGTTTAAACAATTATCTGGACTAACGTTGCTGAGCTAATGTGAAATTTAAGGAATTAAGAATGCTTTGCAGTTGCACCAGTCTGTTGTAAACAGATTTTTCTGAAGTGCCTCAGTATTTTGGTTTGGTCTTTGTCCTTGCAGGCTTACATCACTCATCcagctaatcttttttttttcctccttaaatgaACATCAGTCGCAGTAGCCCAAATCTTGAATTAGTGCAGTCGTAATTATAATTTTGGGTTCTGGTTTTATTCTCACTGCCCCTTATCAATGATGTTTTTAATCTAAAAGGAAGCATGAAGATGTAGAAGTGAGCAAAGGAAATGAGTACGTTTTAGCAGTAGGAGTGTGCTAGTTGGTAcatctgttactttttttttttttttttttttgcggtacgcgggcctctcactgctgtggcctcccccgttgcggagcacaggcccagccgccatgactcatgggcccagccactccgcggcatgtgggatcttccgggaccggggcacaagctcgtgtcccctgcatcggcaggcggactctcaaccactgcgccaccagggaagcccgtgtctgTTACTTTTATTGTAACGTAATATTGCAACAAAGTCATATTATTTGGTCAGTATTTAAGACGTTGCATCaagatatttttttatatatcaaGAAAATTCTTAATAGcatcaacttgattttttttttttagtatgtagTTTCTTGATCCATTGGCTGTAGATTAATATTTACCCaaacttaaaatgtcatttatataGTAATGTGTCGATGTAGGTTCATGCTTGTGACAAACATACCACCCTGGTGGGGGATATTGATGCTGGGAGGACTCTGCAGGTGTGGGGAGCGGGGGTATATGGGAAGTTTCTACCttcctcagttttgctgtgaacctgacAGTACTCCAAAAAATGGTCTGTATGTCAGAATGTCATTTAGTTCCTCTTCcaaatgatgattttttaaaataaccttaggtttcctttttttttttaatatttatttatttttggctgcattgggtctttgttgctgcgcgcgagctttctctggttatggtgagcgggggctactcttcgttgcggtgcgcggacttctcattgtgttggcttctcgtggagcacgggctggaggcgcatgggctttagtagttgtggctcgcaggctctagagcacaggctcagtagttgtggtgcatgggcttagttgctctacggcatgtgggatcttcctggaccagggcttgaacccatgtcccctgcattggcaggcagattcttaaccactgcgccaccagggaagtccaggtttcttttttattacaaaagtaacGTGAGTTCATTGCTGAAAGTTTAGAAacgaaacagaaagaaaattgaaatcacccTTAGATCCACAGCTGGAGATAAAAGTTGCTAATTTTTTAGTAGTCTTCAAGTTATAGGCCTTAAAATAATCACACAGATATATTTAATAGGCACAAAGATAGTATCACAGTTATTCaacctgttttttttccttccttaatgTGTTTTAAAGTGAAAGTGAAGTAACTTGTTTTGATACACCTTTTTAGAGGGGAGAACATAACAATTGTAATCTTGAGACGTTATGGAACCAGAGGTTGGAATCCCTAGATTGGCTCCAGAAAAGCACCTTAGCCACTTATTCAATTCTTATTCTGTCTGTGAGAGCTAACATCACTCTTTGGCAAAAGTTTCCAGCGTCTTAACTGTTCTGAGAATGTGTTTGCTTCTCATTTCTAGAAGAAGAGGGTGTGTGTTTTACGAAGTGTTTAATGAAAGTTCTGAAAGGTTTCTGCTCATTTTGTTTAgataacaaaaggaaaatggatgaaACAGATGCTTCATCAGCAGTGAAAGTGAAAAGAGCAGTCCAGAAAACATCTGATTTAATAGTGTTGGGCCTCCCATGGAAAACAACTGAACAGGATCTAAAAGAGTATTTTAGTACCTTTGGAGAAGTTCTTATGGTTCAGGTAAACTTTGATTTCATTCAACAGTTTTTCAGTGAATGAGCACCCAGAATTCTTGTTGTTTTAGTGACGCTGCCTTTCATGTTCAAcagatgatatatttttttaataagttttcttgctttttttttctccaaagaaatttatttatttttggctgcattgggtcttctttgctgcatgtgggctttctctagttgcggcgagcagggcctactcttcgttgcggggcgcaggcttctcactgcggtagcttctcttgttgcggagcatgggctctgggcgcactggcttcagtagttgtggcacacgggctcagtagttgtggctcacgggctctagaatgcaggctcagtagttgtggcacacgggcttagttgctctgcggcatgtgggatgttcctggagcaggtctcgaacccatgtcccctgcattggcaggcggattcttaaccactgcgccaccagggaagtcccgatgatACTTTTAACATTTGTTATGTGTATACGTAAGGGGCGCTGAAAAGAAATATGGTTTATACTATTTCCCTTCACGTATGTACTCTGAGttggttatgtgtgtgtgtggttttagtaaatttaaatgatttttttctaggtCAAGAAAGATATTAAAACTGGTCATTCAAAAGGGTTTGGCTTTGTTCGTTTTACGGAATATGAAACCCAGGTGAAAGTAATGTCACAGCGACATATGATAGATGGACGATGGTGTGACTGTAAACTTCCAAATTCTAAGgtactttgctctttttttttctctgctttggcCATTTTTGCTGACAGACTTACTTAGAAGACACTGTAAAATAAAACGTTACAGTTGGAAAATGTAGTGGCAGCGTGTGTTCTTGAAATCTTTTGCCTTGTTAAAGTCTCAGGACCTTAATGCATgctgaatattttatatgtttgtttgaaatatttaGTTCATTGCTCCTCCAAACTAAAACGTTTTTcgttttgttcttccttttctcttgttatttttaGTGATTTAACAATTTCTTACATAGTTACATGTTAATACAGACAATTAGAATatgttaatctttttaaaaagcctaacTTATTCCAAGCAAGCAAGACTTGCTTATTTGGAACATTATCATCTTTGCCAAGACATTTCTTAATCATCAActttccttaatccaaatatacTTTCAtcaaagtataagacactgatgaaagaaattaaagatgatacacacagatggagagatataccatgttcttggattggaacagtcaacactgtgaaaatgactatactacccaaggcaatctacagattcaatgcaatccctatcaaactgccagtggcatgtttcacagaactagaacaaaaaagtttacaatttgaatggaaatacaaaagaccccaaataaccaaagcaatcctgagaaagaaaaacggagctggaggagtcaggctcccggacttcagactatactacaaagctacagtaatcaagacagtgtggtactggcacaaaaacagaaatatagatcagtggaacaggatagaaggcccagagttaaacccacgcacctgtggtcaccttatctttgacaaaggaggcaagaatatacagtggagaaaagacagcctcttcagtgagtggtgctgggaaaactggacagctacatgtaaaagaactaaattagaacactccctaataccatacacaaaaataaactcagaatggattaaagacctaaatgtaaggcaagaaactataaaactcttagaggaaaacatagggagaacgctctgtgacataaatcacagcaagatcctttttgacccacctcctagagaaatggaaataaaaacaaaaatgaacaaatgggacctaatgaaacttaaaagcttttgcacagcaaaggaaaccataaacaagatgaaaagacaaccctcagatgggagaaaatattttcaaatgaagcaactgacaaaggattaatctccaaaatttacaagcagctcatgcagctcaatatcaaaaaaacaacccaatccaaaaatgggcagaagacctaaatagacacatCTCcgaagaagatgtacagattgccaacaaacacacgaaaggatgctcaacatccctaattgttagagaaatgcaaatcaaaactacaatgaggtatcatcacctcacatcagtcagagtggccatcatcaaaaaatctacaaacaataaatgctggagagggtgtgtagaaaagggaatcctcttgcactgttggtgggaatgtaaattgatacagccactgtggagaacagtatagaggttccttaaaaaactaaaaataaaactaccataccacccagcaatcccactactgggcatataccccgagaaaaccataattcaaaaagagtcatgtaccacaatgttcatcgcatttacaatagccaggacatggaagcaacctaagtgtccatcaacagatgaatggataaagaagatgtggcacatatatacattggaatattactcagccataaaaagaaacgaaattgagttatttgtagtgaggtggatggacctagagtctgtcatacagagagaagtaagtcagaaagagaaaaacaaataaccgtatgctaacacatatatatggaatctaaaaaaggttctgaagaacccaggggcaggacaagaataaagacgtagacgtagaggatggacttgaggacatggggaggaggaagggtaagctgggacgaagtgagagagtggcatggacgtatataaggtaaaatagatagctagtgggaagcagccgcatagcacagggagatcagcttggtgctttgtgactacctagaggagggggatagggagagtgggagggagatgcaagagggaggagatatggggatatatgtatatgtatagctgattcactttgttataaagcggaaactaacacatcattgtaaagcaattatagtccagtAAAGgtgataaaacatatatatatactttcatcAACTTTAAAACTTTATTCTTCATTGAAGTCTTACAAGAAGTGCTAATGCAAAAAATAAGAATGTACCTACTTTTTAATGACTCATCTAATATAAAAGGCAGATAGGTTGTATTACATCTTCTACCATAATGCTGTTTTCATTGCTCATAAAATATTTCTGatggttttcttcctttcaatttGACCAGCAAAGCCCAGATGAGCCTTTGAGAAGCAGAAAGGTGTTTGTTGGGCGTTGTACGGAA comes from Delphinus delphis chromosome 1, mDelDel1.2, whole genome shotgun sequence and encodes:
- the TARDBP gene encoding TAR DNA-binding protein 43 isoform X3, with amino-acid sequence MSEYIRVTEDENDEPIEIPSEDDGTVLLSTVTAQFPGACGLRYRNPVSQCMRGVRLVEGILHAPDAGWGNLVYVVNYPKDNKRKMDETDASSAVKVKRAVQKTSDLIVLGLPWKTTEQDLKEYFSTFGEVLMVQVKKDIKTGHSKGFGFVRFTEYETQVKVMSQRHMIDGRWCDCKLPNSKQSPDEPLRSRKVFVGRCTEDMTADELRQFFCQYGEVVDVFIPKPFRAFAFVTFADDQVAQSLCGEDLIIKGISVHISNAEPKHNSNRQLERSGRFGVHLISNVYGRSTSLKVVL
- the TARDBP gene encoding TAR DNA-binding protein 43 isoform X2 → MSEYIRVTEDENDEPIEIPSEDDGTVLLSTVTAQFPGACGLRYRNPVSQCMRGVRLVEGILHAPDAGWGNLVYVVNYPKDNKRKMDETDASSAVKVKRAVQKTSDLIVLGLPWKTTEQDLKEYFSTFGEVLMVQVKKDIKTGHSKGFGFVRFTEYETQVKVMSQRHMIDGRWCDCKLPNSKQSPDEPLRSRKVFVGRCTEDMTADELRQFFCQYGEVVDVFIPKPFRAFAFVTFADDQVAQSLCGEDLIIKGISVHISNAEPKHNSNRQLERSGRFGGNPVHLISNVYGRSTSLKVVL